From Pseudoalteromonas sp. R3, one genomic window encodes:
- a CDS encoding YCF48-related protein — MIKKLVATTIAVLAMQSDAVVAASDALMVAHPQRTLLTDISFTGSQLVAVGKYGTIVTSSDGSNWQQAQVPVQSLLTAVTFVSESKGWACGHDATILSTEDSGQSWQIQQHLPDIEKPCLDITFANEQVGYAVGAYGMMYETADGGKNWQKRFIDTFVHPDDIDYLAELKEEDPAAYEDETAFILPHFNSLLIDGTDYYLAGEMGLFAVSKDAGKSWLRMPSFYAGSLFSVNKTSDGRILTAGLRGNAFISDPELSSFKRLALNKTATINHVLSVDKQQYLFANSGVIFNRTQDGLSSKQLKNGKSIMAGVLFNGKLVLATEQGIQIVEVKH, encoded by the coding sequence ATGATTAAGAAGTTAGTCGCAACCACGATTGCTGTTTTGGCAATGCAAAGTGATGCAGTAGTCGCAGCTTCTGATGCACTAATGGTGGCACATCCACAGCGTACATTACTGACAGATATTAGTTTTACAGGCTCCCAGCTCGTTGCGGTTGGCAAATATGGCACGATCGTTACAAGCAGCGATGGGAGTAATTGGCAACAAGCTCAGGTTCCTGTACAAAGCTTATTAACGGCAGTGACTTTTGTAAGTGAAAGTAAAGGCTGGGCATGTGGTCATGACGCTACAATTCTGAGCACTGAGGACAGTGGTCAGAGCTGGCAGATCCAGCAACATTTACCTGACATCGAAAAGCCCTGTCTGGATATTACCTTTGCTAATGAGCAAGTTGGCTATGCTGTGGGTGCTTATGGCATGATGTACGAAACCGCAGACGGTGGAAAAAACTGGCAAAAGCGCTTTATTGATACCTTCGTCCACCCAGATGACATTGATTATCTGGCCGAATTAAAAGAAGAAGACCCCGCCGCCTATGAAGACGAAACTGCGTTCATACTGCCACATTTTAATTCTCTTTTGATTGATGGCACAGACTATTATCTGGCCGGAGAAATGGGCCTGTTTGCTGTGAGTAAGGACGCCGGAAAAAGCTGGCTGAGAATGCCAAGTTTTTACGCAGGCTCACTGTTTTCAGTTAATAAAACGTCTGATGGCCGAATATTAACAGCCGGACTGCGCGGAAATGCGTTTATTTCTGATCCTGAACTCTCCTCGTTTAAGCGTTTGGCACTTAATAAAACCGCAACCATTAATCATGTTCTGTCTGTTGATAAGCAGCAGTACCTCTTCGCAAACAGCGGTGTAATTTTCAACCGAACGCAAGATGGGTTATCCAGTAAGCAGCTAAAAAATGGTAAATCCATTATGGCCGGCGTTTTATTCAATGGAAAACTGGTCCTGGCGACTGAACAAGGGATCCAAATAGTAGAGGTTAAACACTAA
- a CDS encoding MMPL family transporter, producing the protein MQSLLNQLVYVVFRHRAAMIFMFIVATLFLGYRTTHIQLDASFNKNIPLNHEYMKVYLKHEKQFGGANSILISVCDADGDIFNPEFFSQLKAVHDQLYFIPGVNRPLVNSIFAPSARFVEVVEDGFAGGPIIPANFTADEAGLAVVKQNIEKAKVVGRMVASDYSCAMVTAQLMEIDPQTQEKLDTLAFAKKLESEIRAPLSTDKVTIHIIGFAKMAGDIADGAKGVVLFFAVAILFTFVMVWLFCKSFKLTLLPIMCSLIAVVWQMGLLTILGFGLDPMSILVPFLVFAIGVSHGVQMINAIGKKVAEGVSSKVAAEASFKALLIPGGIALLSDTVGFLTLLAIDIGIIRELAITASLGVAVIIFTNLILLPVLASYYNSSKIHRVDDGNSLSHRLFAALREALVKTTDKRVARVILLVSAVLFGLGYWQSQNMQIGDLHAGAPALHEDARYNQDTFLISDRYAISSDILKVLVEAYPAACTEHDTMDRISRFQWRVENLPGVQSAVSLSSVAQSVNAGYNEGNLKWQTLPRNSASLVQATSRVETSTGLLNGDCSVMPIIIFMADHKAQTIDNVVSQIKAFAKEEGTDTVQFKLASGPIGVMAATNESVSAAQLPMMIYVYGAVIILCLISFRSIRATIAVVLPLYIVSTLAQALMVKLEIGLTVSTLPVIALGVGIGVDYGIYILSSMMTQLKQGMPLSHAYRNALAERGSAVLFTGITLAIGVSTWIFSALKFQADMGILLTFMFLVNMLGAVLLLPAIGTLIWTDQKKKCE; encoded by the coding sequence ATGCAGTCATTGTTAAACCAACTTGTGTATGTCGTGTTCAGACACAGAGCTGCGATGATCTTTATGTTCATTGTGGCCACTTTGTTTTTGGGTTATCGCACTACCCACATTCAGCTCGATGCTTCTTTTAATAAAAACATCCCGTTAAATCATGAGTATATGAAAGTATACCTCAAGCATGAAAAGCAATTTGGCGGAGCAAATAGCATCCTTATTTCGGTATGTGACGCAGATGGTGATATTTTCAACCCAGAATTTTTTTCCCAGTTAAAAGCAGTTCATGACCAACTTTACTTTATTCCCGGTGTAAACCGTCCTCTCGTGAACTCAATTTTTGCGCCCAGCGCGCGTTTCGTTGAAGTAGTGGAAGATGGGTTTGCTGGCGGACCCATTATTCCCGCCAATTTTACGGCAGACGAGGCCGGGCTCGCAGTTGTTAAACAAAACATAGAAAAAGCCAAAGTTGTAGGCCGCATGGTGGCCAGTGACTATTCTTGTGCGATGGTGACTGCTCAGTTAATGGAAATTGACCCACAAACGCAGGAAAAGCTCGATACATTGGCGTTTGCTAAAAAATTGGAAAGTGAAATTCGTGCGCCACTGAGCACAGATAAAGTCACTATCCATATTATCGGTTTTGCCAAGATGGCTGGCGATATCGCGGATGGTGCAAAAGGCGTTGTGCTATTTTTTGCGGTCGCGATTTTGTTTACCTTTGTGATGGTGTGGCTATTCTGTAAGAGCTTCAAGTTAACGCTTCTGCCTATTATGTGCTCTTTGATTGCAGTGGTATGGCAAATGGGCCTGCTCACTATACTTGGGTTTGGTTTAGATCCTATGTCTATCCTGGTACCTTTCCTGGTCTTTGCAATTGGTGTGAGCCATGGTGTGCAAATGATCAACGCGATTGGTAAAAAAGTGGCGGAAGGCGTGAGCAGTAAAGTGGCCGCAGAAGCAAGTTTCAAAGCCTTATTAATCCCAGGCGGAATTGCTTTGCTATCAGATACAGTGGGTTTTCTGACCTTGCTTGCAATTGATATCGGCATCATTCGTGAGCTGGCCATCACCGCGAGTTTGGGTGTAGCTGTGATTATTTTCACTAACCTGATTTTACTACCAGTTTTGGCGTCTTACTACAATTCCAGCAAAATCCACCGCGTCGACGATGGCAACTCTCTAAGCCATCGGTTATTTGCTGCATTGCGTGAAGCCTTAGTTAAAACCACTGATAAACGTGTTGCACGCGTTATTTTACTGGTGAGTGCGGTTCTGTTTGGTTTAGGCTACTGGCAATCTCAGAATATGCAAATCGGTGATCTACATGCCGGTGCACCAGCGCTGCATGAGGATGCACGTTACAATCAGGATACTTTCCTTATCTCTGATCGTTATGCAATCTCATCTGACATACTTAAAGTGTTGGTAGAGGCATATCCTGCTGCCTGTACCGAACATGATACGATGGATAGGATCAGTCGTTTCCAATGGCGTGTTGAAAACTTACCAGGTGTTCAGTCAGCAGTGTCTTTGAGCTCAGTGGCGCAATCTGTCAATGCGGGTTATAACGAGGGTAATCTGAAATGGCAAACTTTGCCACGTAACAGTGCATCCCTGGTACAGGCTACGTCTCGTGTAGAAACGAGTACGGGTCTGCTTAATGGTGACTGTTCAGTCATGCCTATTATCATTTTCATGGCCGATCACAAAGCCCAGACCATAGATAATGTGGTGTCTCAAATAAAAGCCTTTGCTAAGGAAGAGGGCACAGACACAGTGCAATTTAAACTGGCTTCTGGCCCTATTGGCGTAATGGCTGCGACTAACGAGTCTGTATCGGCGGCGCAGCTGCCTATGATGATCTACGTGTACGGTGCGGTTATTATCCTGTGTCTTATTAGCTTCAGAAGTATACGAGCGACTATCGCCGTCGTATTGCCACTGTATATAGTATCGACACTGGCACAAGCATTGATGGTCAAACTCGAAATCGGCCTGACTGTATCCACCTTACCTGTAATCGCTCTGGGAGTGGGGATTGGTGTGGATTATGGTATCTATATCCTGTCTTCTATGATGACCCAACTCAAACAGGGTATGCCACTTTCACACGCGTATCGTAATGCATTGGCTGAAAGAGGCAGTGCTGTCTTGTTTACTGGGATTACATTAGCGATAGGTGTCAGCACCTGGATTTTCTCGGCGCTCAAATTCCAGGCTGATATGGGGATATTATTAACCTTTATGTTCCTGGTTAATATGTTGGGTGCGGTTTTATTATTACCTGCAATAGGAACCTTAATCTGGACAGACCAGAAAAAAAAGTGTGAATAA
- the pepN gene encoding aminopeptidase N — protein sequence MTSKPQAKYLHDYQPPTHAVENLSLTFELDPQHTKVTARFMLTAQGDASSVMLDGIELTLNSVHVDGQVHTNYRLHDTGLELFGLGERAEIEIVNTISPGTNTSLEGLYLSDGAYCTQCEAEGFRKITYFLDRPDVLTTYKVKIIGPKQMPYLLSNGNKVDSGELSDGRHYVCWEDPFKKPSYLFALVAGDFDVLTDQFETRTGRKVDLQLFVDKGNLSKAPHAMTSLKKAMAWDEQRFDLEYDLDIYMIVAVDFFNMGAMENKGLNVFNSACVLANQETATDRDFHIIESIVGHEYFHNWTGNRVTCRDWFQLSLKEGLTVFRDQEFSSDLGSRALNRIDAVNTVRTHQFAEDAGPMAHPIRPQQVIEMNNFYTVTVYNKGAEVIRMMHTILGEAGFQQGMKLYFERHDGQAVTCDDFVAAMSDANGKDLSQFKLWYNQVGTPKVSARTSFDEQQGEFTLHLAQSHADHDPVEAPLHIPVAIELLDKHGQVITVPESIAKQGKVIELTEKQQSFVFSGLESEPVIVLLEGFSAPCLLSYDYQQQQLLHIAKFASSDYARWEAIQQLYKAEIKALVNTETFTEYQLPECLTQALRLLLADLSGDLSILAELCTVPGFDALSADYTPVPVAQLDQAITTLEYQIAVQLKPAWCETYSQLQDDGSLDAAAVAIRTMKNKCLFYLAQVSDPQIQGWIQAQSESYNMTLKLGALRAAVNAGHVLTQLLLDDFDKQWQSDLLVMDKWFALQASRRDESCIDNILSLYTHPCFDKANPNRVRALIGAFTRTNPRHFHREDGRGYALLGDLIAELNQVNPQNAARIITPLLSFKRFDGNRQELMKTQLEKLARLPELSDDLYEKIDKALN from the coding sequence ATGACCTCAAAACCTCAGGCCAAATACTTACATGATTATCAGCCACCCACACATGCCGTTGAAAACCTCTCCTTAACGTTTGAACTGGATCCGCAACACACAAAGGTAACTGCTAGGTTTATGCTAACCGCACAGGGTGACGCCAGTTCGGTTATGCTCGATGGCATTGAATTGACACTGAACTCAGTGCATGTAGATGGACAAGTGCACACCAATTATAGGTTACATGATACTGGCCTGGAGTTATTCGGACTGGGTGAACGTGCTGAAATTGAAATTGTTAACACCATTTCACCAGGGACAAACACATCACTAGAAGGTCTGTATCTGTCAGATGGCGCTTATTGCACGCAATGTGAAGCTGAGGGGTTTCGTAAGATTACATATTTCCTGGATCGCCCAGACGTACTGACAACCTATAAAGTAAAAATAATCGGCCCGAAACAAATGCCGTACCTATTATCCAATGGTAACAAGGTTGACAGTGGTGAATTATCAGACGGCCGCCATTATGTTTGCTGGGAAGACCCCTTTAAGAAGCCTTCTTATCTGTTTGCTTTGGTGGCAGGGGATTTCGATGTACTGACGGATCAATTTGAAACACGGACGGGGCGCAAAGTTGATCTACAGCTATTTGTTGATAAGGGAAATCTGAGTAAAGCACCTCATGCAATGACTTCTTTGAAGAAGGCTATGGCCTGGGACGAACAACGCTTTGATCTCGAATACGATCTCGATATTTATATGATAGTGGCGGTCGACTTTTTCAATATGGGCGCGATGGAGAACAAAGGTCTGAATGTTTTCAATAGTGCTTGTGTACTGGCAAATCAGGAAACGGCAACAGATCGGGATTTCCATATCATAGAGTCTATCGTCGGGCATGAGTATTTTCACAACTGGACAGGAAACCGCGTGACCTGTCGAGATTGGTTCCAGCTGAGTCTCAAAGAGGGCCTTACGGTATTTCGCGATCAGGAATTCAGTAGTGACCTGGGCTCTCGTGCACTGAACAGGATAGATGCAGTCAATACGGTTCGCACACATCAGTTTGCTGAAGATGCGGGGCCTATGGCGCATCCGATCAGGCCACAGCAAGTGATCGAAATGAATAACTTCTATACCGTCACTGTGTATAACAAAGGCGCTGAAGTAATCCGAATGATGCACACTATATTGGGAGAGGCAGGTTTCCAACAGGGTATGAAGCTCTATTTTGAGCGTCACGACGGGCAGGCTGTGACGTGTGATGACTTTGTCGCCGCAATGAGTGATGCCAATGGCAAAGATTTAAGCCAATTTAAACTCTGGTATAACCAGGTTGGCACACCAAAGGTCAGTGCTCGTACGAGTTTTGACGAGCAGCAAGGGGAGTTTACCTTGCATTTGGCACAAAGCCATGCTGATCATGACCCGGTAGAAGCTCCATTGCATATTCCTGTTGCTATTGAGTTGTTGGATAAGCACGGGCAGGTCATTACAGTACCTGAGTCGATAGCCAAGCAGGGCAAGGTGATAGAACTGACCGAGAAACAACAGAGTTTTGTGTTTAGCGGACTCGAAAGCGAGCCTGTAATTGTGTTACTCGAAGGGTTTTCGGCGCCTTGTTTGTTGAGCTACGATTATCAGCAGCAGCAATTGCTTCACATTGCCAAGTTTGCAAGCAGTGATTACGCGCGTTGGGAAGCCATTCAGCAACTGTACAAAGCCGAAATTAAAGCACTGGTAAATACCGAGACGTTTACAGAGTATCAGCTGCCTGAATGTTTGACTCAGGCACTACGCCTGTTGCTTGCCGATCTCAGCGGTGACTTATCAATTTTGGCTGAGCTATGTACTGTGCCGGGCTTTGATGCGCTCAGTGCAGATTACACCCCTGTTCCAGTCGCGCAGCTGGATCAAGCGATTACTACCCTGGAGTACCAAATCGCAGTGCAACTCAAGCCGGCCTGGTGTGAGACCTATTCTCAGCTACAGGACGATGGCAGCCTGGACGCTGCGGCTGTGGCAATTCGGACAATGAAAAACAAATGCTTGTTTTATCTTGCTCAAGTATCAGACCCGCAGATCCAGGGGTGGATACAGGCGCAAAGTGAAAGTTACAATATGACACTAAAACTGGGGGCACTCAGGGCTGCGGTGAATGCCGGACACGTGCTGACACAGCTGTTGTTGGACGACTTTGATAAACAGTGGCAGTCAGATCTGTTGGTAATGGACAAGTGGTTTGCACTACAGGCAAGTCGGCGTGATGAGAGCTGTATCGACAATATTTTGTCACTTTACACCCACCCCTGCTTTGACAAAGCAAACCCAAACCGCGTGCGAGCACTAATAGGTGCCTTTACTCGCACAAACCCACGTCACTTCCACCGCGAAGATGGCCGGGGCTATGCGCTGCTGGGCGATCTGATTGCGGAGCTAAACCAGGTCAACCCGCAAAATGCTGCCAGGATCATAACGCCGTTACTGTCTTTCAAACGTTTTGATGGTAACCGACAGGAATTGATGAAAACACAGTTAGAGAAACTAGCCAGATTGCCCGAATTGAGTGATGACTTGTACGAAAAAATTGACAAAGCGCTAAATTAA
- a CDS encoding DUF1302 domain-containing protein, with protein sequence MIKTSRFVKNKIMLGLSAACLGVAGTAAQAATFQVGDFDVTFDSTFSYGQSIRIEDRDFDHIGKSNHPRYDWTGYNASLGNTIYSSSQIWSQQGAYSNNGDAGDLNFDSGDTFSQLIKGTHELGITKDNYGFFSRFMYFKDFAMEDGDFAYTNPVSGQKVDPCADDNTKEQVCSDLRLLDAFVWADFDLNGGQNPLSVRLGRQVVNWGESTLISHGININPVDIDRLKAPGAELKEAFIPVGMLWASLGLTDNVTLEAFYQYEWHETRLPATGSYFSTNDFASENGYNQNIQLGFTANPDIDLAHLTDALNNLHTNWMGALAAQGLDVTDENVLKSEEAISQLTSMYLAYPTKVALKGKGHNGKKEPKDSGQFGIRLGVFAPELNDTEFALYYINYHARRPLISGKASDFTSQAIAADLDYIKNNTLDAENFTNLNAFTQGLIEYPEDIKLYGLSFNTAIGETAFSGEFSYRQDEPLQIDDVELLYAGMLEQLALAGIRTDVAGLSQLSKGDDTAFVKPGEIAQGYVLKDTMQLQFTATHLFGPSLGADSWALVGEVGGVTIKDMPSYDELRLNVAGTGRSGTIEGVKDYEYDLLHKAISNGPEVNPFPTASAWGYRLIAKGEYNNLFAGVNMSPRIVFSHDVNGITPDPMFLFVEDRKSVGMTLNFSYQNAWSFDFGYNAFWGGGKTNTFSDRDFVSFNIKYSI encoded by the coding sequence ATGATAAAAACATCGCGCTTTGTGAAGAACAAGATAATGCTGGGCCTAAGTGCAGCATGTCTTGGTGTCGCTGGCACTGCTGCGCAAGCCGCCACGTTCCAAGTTGGTGATTTTGATGTAACCTTTGATTCTACGTTTTCTTATGGCCAAAGTATTCGTATAGAAGACCGCGACTTTGACCATATCGGTAAAAGTAATCACCCACGTTATGACTGGACAGGTTATAACGCCTCGTTAGGCAACACCATCTACTCATCTTCTCAGATCTGGTCGCAGCAGGGTGCATACTCAAATAACGGTGATGCTGGGGATTTAAACTTCGACTCGGGCGACACGTTTTCTCAGTTGATCAAAGGCACACATGAACTTGGCATTACCAAAGACAACTATGGCTTCTTCTCACGCTTCATGTATTTCAAAGACTTTGCGATGGAAGACGGTGATTTTGCATACACGAATCCAGTATCTGGCCAAAAAGTAGACCCTTGTGCTGATGACAATACCAAGGAGCAGGTGTGTTCAGACTTACGTCTGTTAGATGCATTCGTCTGGGCTGATTTTGACCTCAACGGTGGTCAAAACCCATTGTCTGTCAGACTTGGTCGCCAGGTTGTAAACTGGGGTGAAAGTACACTGATCAGCCACGGTATTAACATAAACCCCGTTGATATTGACCGTTTGAAAGCACCTGGTGCCGAGCTTAAAGAAGCCTTCATTCCTGTTGGCATGCTGTGGGCGTCTCTTGGCTTGACAGATAATGTAACGCTTGAAGCTTTTTATCAGTATGAATGGCACGAAACACGCTTACCAGCGACGGGCAGCTATTTTTCTACGAACGACTTCGCTTCTGAAAATGGCTATAACCAGAATATTCAGCTCGGCTTTACTGCTAACCCGGATATAGACCTGGCTCACTTGACTGATGCGCTTAATAATTTGCATACAAACTGGATGGGCGCATTAGCTGCTCAAGGCTTGGATGTGACTGACGAAAACGTACTGAAAAGTGAAGAAGCAATTTCTCAGTTAACGTCTATGTATCTGGCTTATCCAACTAAAGTAGCTCTAAAGGGCAAAGGTCATAATGGTAAGAAAGAGCCAAAAGACAGTGGTCAGTTTGGTATTCGTTTAGGCGTGTTTGCACCTGAACTAAATGATACTGAATTTGCACTTTACTACATTAATTATCACGCCCGCCGGCCGCTGATTTCTGGTAAAGCGTCTGACTTTACTAGTCAGGCGATTGCTGCTGATCTTGACTACATCAAAAACAACACGCTGGATGCTGAGAATTTCACTAACCTGAATGCCTTCACCCAGGGTTTGATCGAATATCCTGAAGATATCAAACTATATGGTTTGAGCTTTAATACCGCCATCGGCGAGACAGCGTTTTCTGGTGAGTTTTCATATCGCCAGGACGAACCACTTCAAATCGATGACGTAGAACTGCTGTATGCAGGCATGTTGGAGCAGCTTGCATTGGCTGGCATTCGTACCGACGTTGCAGGTCTGTCTCAGTTGAGTAAAGGTGATGATACCGCTTTTGTTAAGCCGGGTGAAATTGCACAAGGTTATGTCCTGAAAGACACCATGCAGCTGCAATTTACTGCAACGCATTTGTTTGGCCCGTCACTGGGAGCCGACAGTTGGGCGTTAGTTGGTGAAGTGGGTGGTGTCACTATTAAAGACATGCCAAGTTACGATGAGTTACGTCTAAACGTAGCTGGAACTGGCCGAAGTGGCACAATTGAAGGGGTAAAAGACTACGAGTACGACTTGCTCCATAAGGCTATTTCAAACGGCCCTGAGGTTAACCCATTCCCAACAGCATCTGCCTGGGGTTATCGACTTATTGCTAAAGGCGAGTACAACAACTTGTTTGCCGGCGTCAATATGTCACCGCGCATTGTGTTTTCACACGATGTTAATGGTATCACGCCAGACCCAATGTTCTTGTTTGTTGAAGACCGTAAATCTGTGGGCATGACGCTGAACTTCAGTTATCAAAATGCCTGGTCATTTGACTTTGGTTATAACGCATTCTGGGGTGGTGGTAAGACCAACACATTCTCAGACCGTGACTTTGTTTCATTTAATATCAAGTATTCAATCTAA
- a CDS encoding DUF2835 domain-containing protein, whose protein sequence is MHEYYFYMDLSHEQCMAYYHGHVEFIQVVEDGGKRIRFPAHHIRRHVSSLGVRGRFRLLLDENNRFVALEKVV, encoded by the coding sequence ATGCATGAGTATTACTTTTACATGGATTTGAGCCATGAACAGTGTATGGCGTATTACCATGGCCACGTTGAGTTTATACAGGTCGTTGAGGATGGTGGGAAGCGGATCCGCTTCCCCGCTCATCATATTCGTCGGCATGTCTCAAGTTTAGGGGTCCGTGGGCGCTTTCGTTTGTTGCTTGATGAAAATAACCGCTTCGTAGCGTTGGAAAAAGTAGTTTGA